The Streptomyces sp. NBC_00569 genomic sequence CGGTGAACATGGAGGAGTAGGTGCCGACTGCGAGGCCGATGAGGAGGGCGAGGGCGAAGTCGGTGAGGGTGTCGCCGCCGAAGACGGCCAGCGCGGTGAGGATGAAGGCCGCTCCCATACCGGTGTTGACGGTGCGGGGCAGGGTCTGCAGGAGGGCCTCGTTGCTGATGCGTGAGAGGGGCGCCTTTCGGTCGCGCCGGCTCAGTTCTCTGATGCGGTCGAAGACGACGACGGAGTCGTTGACGGAGTAGCCGATGACGGTCAGGAGAGCGGCGAGGAAGACGCCGTCGATGGGTTTGCCGAGCCAGGCGAAGATGCCGGTGAGGATCACCACGTCGTGGGCGAGGGCGGAGACCGCTGCGGTTCCGAACAGCCAGCGGAAACGCGTCGCGAGGTAGATCAGCTGGGCTCCGAGGGCGACGGCGAGGGCGATGAGGGCGCCGCGGCGCAGTTCTTTGCCGAGGCTGGGGCCGATGCTCTCGTCGCGGAGTTTGCCGGCGTGCTCGGTCAGATCGCGGACGGCTTCAGTGACTTCGGCCGTCTGTGCGTTGGTGAGCCGGCTGGTCCGTACGGTGAGCTGGTTGTCGCCGGAGGTCTGGACGACGGCGCGGGGGAATCCGGCGTCGGCGAGTGCGGCGCGGGCCTGGTCGGGGTCGACGGGGGTGGCGGTGGCGTACTCGATGACACGTCCGCCGGTGAATTCGATGCCGAAGTCGAGGCCCCGCAGCGCGATGCCGGAGCCAGCCAGGACCAGCGCGGCGATGGAGGCGGCCAGCCATCGGCGGGGGTGGCGCATCAGGTGGGGGTTGCTGCGGCTGATGCGGTCACGGACGGTTCCGGTGTGAGCGATGCCCGTGATGCGGGGGCGACGGCGCACACAGGGGCGGGCGGCGGCGTACTCGGCGAGGACGCGGGTGATGACCAGGGCGCTGAGCATGGAGGCGAGGACGCCGATGCCCAGGGTGACGCCGAAGCCGCGGACGGGTCCGGAGGCGAGGAAGAACAGCAGGCCGGCGGCAATGAGGGTGGTGATGTTGGAGTCGGCGATCGCGCTGAAGGCGCGGCGGAATCCGGCGGCCAGGGACGAGCGTGCGGTGGGGCGGTGGCGCACGGCGTACTCTTCGCGGGCTCGTTCGAAGACGAGTACGTTCGCGTCGACGGCCATGCCGATGGCCAGGACGAATCCGGCGAGTCCGGGCAGTGTGAGGGTGGCGCCGAGGGCGGCCAGGGCGGCGTAGGAGATGAGGCCATAGCAGGCCAGGGCCACGGTGGCCAGCGCGCCCATGAGCCGGTAGACGACGGTGATGAACAGGGCGGTCAGCGCGGTGCCGATGACGGCAGCCCGGAGGCTGGCTGTGATGGCTTGGGCGCCCAGGCTGGGGCCGACGGTGCGCTGTTCGACGGTCTCGACCGGCACGGGCAGGGCTCCGCCGTTGATGAGCAGGGCCAGTTCCCGCGCTTCGCCGGGGCTGAAGGACCCGGTGATCTGCGTGGAGCCGCCGCTGATGCCGGAGACGCAGCGGACCGACGGGTCGACCTGCGGCGAGGAGATGATCTTGTCGTCGAGGACGATGGCGACCCGGCGTGCCGGGTCACCCGCCGGGTGGCAGGCGGCTTGGCCGGTCAGGTGGGCCCACCCGTTGTCACGGCCACTGTCTTCGAAGTCGACGCTGACGTGCCATCCGGCGCCGCCCTGCTGGTCGAAGCCTGGGACGGCTTCTTTGACGTCGTTGCCGGTCAACGGGGCTGCCTGCAGGCGCAGGAGCCGACCGGACTCGTCGGCCAGAACGTGCTGGCGGGGCTGTTTGGGTAGTGGTTCGGGAAGGTCGTCGGCACTGTTGGCTGTGCCGAGCACCTGATGGAAGGTGAGCTGGGCGGTTCGGCCGAGGACGTCGGCCGCCTTCCTCGGGTCCTGGACGCCGGGCAGTTCGACGACGATCCGGTTGTCACCGGAGCGGGCGATGGTGGGTTCGGCGACGCCGAGCGCGTCGATGCGGCCGCGCAGCACTTCCACGGTGCGGTCGGTGGCCTCGTCGTCGGTGACAGTGGCGTCGGCGGGTTGTGCTTCCAGCACGATCTGTGTGCCGCCTCGCAGGTCGAGCCCGAGGCGGACCGGCACGGTGAGCGCGATGTACAGGGACAGGGCGACGGCGGTGAGGGCGAGGAGCCCTCGGATGCGTTGGGATCGGTTCACAGCGGGCCTCCGGCAGGCACACCGCGGCCAGGACGGTGGCAGCGGTCAGCGGAACAAGGGGAAGGTGTCTCAGGTGCCTGGAGGTGGAGGTGGTGCCCGCGTCGGGTGACAGTCCGCCGTCTGTGCAGGGGCGGGCGGGCGCACCGCCGGAAGCGGCATGGAGGTGGAATGCGGCGGGCTGTCGGCCGTGCAGCACGGAGTGAGGGTGGCGGGGACGGGCGGTGAAGGACGCTCGCCGATGGTGTCACGATGGCAACGGGCCGCGGCTGGATGTCCGTCGTCTGTGTGAGGTCCGTTGCCGGCCCGCATCGTCGCGGAAGTGAGTGCCGCGTCGTCCGGCACGTGGGGGTGTGTGCTGCCGGTCGCCGGTGGGCTGAACAGGGTGGCCAGGAGGGCGAGCAGGGCAGCGATCAGCAGCGCTGCCGGGCCGAGCCCACCGGCGCGCGGGACGGTGTGCGTGGAGCGTGCCATGCCCGTCCCCCTCTTCGGCGCGTGTCGGTGTGGCTGACTTGCGGCGGGCCGTGGGGCCCCAAGGTCCCGGCTGGGGAGTGGCAGCCGGAGCCTTGAGGCGGTCAGGGAAGGTCAGGGTTCGATGAGGCCGACCCGGATGGCGTAGCGGGTGAGCTCCAGGCGGTCGCGCAGGCCGAGTTTGTGCAGGAGGTTCGCCCGGTGCCGGTGGACGGTCTTGATGCTGATGAAGAGCACCTCGGCGATCTCCTTGGAGGAGTGGCCTTCGGCCACGAGTTTGAGGACCTCTTCTTCGCGGGCGGTCAGCACCTGGTCCGGGGGTTCCTCGCCCTGGCGGACGCGGTCGAGGTAGTTGCGGATGAGGGCGGTGACCGCGCCCGGGTAGAGGAAGGGCTCGTCGCGCATGGCGGCCCGGCAGGCTGCGACCAGGTCGCGGTCGGCCACGGACTTCAGGACGTATCCGCTGGCGCCGGCCTTCAGCGCCTGGAAGAAGTACTGCTCGTTGTCGTGCATCGTCAGCATCAGCACACGCAGTCCCGGTCTGAGCGCGATGAGCTCCCGTGCGGCCTGCAGGCCGGTCATGCGGGGCATGGCGACATCCAGCACGGCCAGGTCGACATCGTGGGTGCGGGCCATGTCGATGGCTTCGGCGCCGTCCCCGGCCTCGGCGACGACCTCGAGGTCCGGCTCCCGGTCGAGGATGAGCCGCACACCGCGACGTACCAGGGCATGGTCGTCGGCGAGGAGGATACGGATCGTGGGCGTCTGGGTCATGATCGTGGCTTTCTGGGGATGGGCACGGTCAGCCGGACCTGCGTACCGGCCTTCGGCTGGGAGGTGAGGTCCAGGGTGGCCCCGATGAGCAGGGCCCTCTCGCGCATGCCGCGGATCCCCGCGCCTTCGTGCGGGACGCCGGTTCCGCGGCCGTCGTCGGTGACTGCCAGGACCACCGCGCTGTCGGTGTGGTGCAGGCACACCTCGACACCGTCCGCTTCGGCGTGCCGGGCCGCATTGGTCAGTGCTTCCTGGGCGACGCGGTACAGCACGAGTTCCGTCTGCTGATCCAGGGCGGGCAGGTCGGGGGCGAAGCTTCGCCGCACGCGTAGTCCGGTGTGGGTGGCGATCTGGCTGGTCAGCGAGGTCAGGGCGCTGATCAGGCCGAGATCGTCCAGCACGCCCGGACGGAGCCGTCGCACCAGGTGGCGCACCTCGTCCAGGCTCCCGCGGGTGATCTCCTGGGCCTGCCGCAGTTCACCGCGCAGGGGTTCGTCCGCCTCGCTCGCCGCCCGCTCCAAAGACAGCAGGATCGCGGTCATGCTCTGGCCGACCTCGTCGTGGAGTTCCTGGGCGATGCGGCGCCGTTCGCCTTCCTGCGCGAGCAGGACGCGGGCGCTGCTGGTGGCCCGTTCGTGCTCCAGCCTCTCCAGCATGGCGTTGAAGGCGCGGATCAGTTCGGCTATGTCGCCACGGCCACGCTCTGGCAGCCGCTGGCCGGGGCGCAGCAGGTCGACGGTGGTCATCAGCCTCATGAGCCGGTCCAGTGGAGCCAGCCCGATCCGCAGCAGGGCCGCGTTGGCGACCAGCATGATCACCAGGCCGGTCACGAGAATGACCGCCTCGGTCAGCACGACCGGCACCGAGACGGTCACGGGGGCCCACAGCAGAAGCGCGGTGGCGGCGCTCAGCACCACTGCGTTGAGAGCGAAGATCCGCCAGAACAGAGACACCGGGATGACGCCTTCCTTTCATGACACGGCTGTGCCTCTACTGTCGGTCACCGCTCACCTCGATCATGAGCCGCGGCCACTGGTCTTGACCAGCCTGACCCAGGCTGCCCGCCCCCTTGCCGTGCCGTCGATGGGTGCCGGACCCCATTTCCGGGCGTGTGCCCTGCCCACGGCCGGATGGGCTCCGGGACCTGCCACAGATGGGTATCGCGCCCGATGGGCTTCTCGCGGCGGATCGGCCACGGTGGGCCATGGCACACCCACCGTGATCCCTGACCGTCACCGCACCGGCCCCGCCGCATCACACCTTTCCGTACGCCCCTGTAGAGAGAAGGACGCACCATGTCGCTCGACACGTCCCGGACCGAAGCCCGCCCCGAGCGCCTGACGGCCCACGAGACCCGCCAGCGCCTCGCGCACGAACGCAACTCCCGGCTGACGCAACTGCAGACCATCGGTGAGGCAGGACAGGGCACGGAGGAGGTGATGTCGGCGCAGCGAGACACCCTCGAGCGTGTCCTCAAGGAGATCGAGGCCGCGTTCACCCGCGTCGAGGACGGCAGCTACGGCATCTGCCTGGGCTGCTCCAGGACCATCCCGGTCGAGCGCCTGGAGATCCTGCCCTACACGCGGTTCTGCGTCCCCTGCCAGCGCGCCACGGCCTGACAGCCACCTGCCCATTCTCTGTCTCCCGCTGTGCCCGAGGGGTGAAGTGATGAACCATCAGATCGCCGTCGGCCGCCACACGATCCTTTCGATCGACGACCTCGCAGCACTGCGCGCAAACCTGGAAGAGCAGCGCCTGTTCCGCCAGGAGCAGCTGCAGCAGATCGCAGGTACCGCCACGGTCCGCACGGACGCGGTCCCCGAGCGGCAAGCTGACTCCCACCTCGCGGTCCGCGACAAACTCGCCGCCTCCGCCCGCATGGTCCTCACCGACGTGGAAGCAGCACTCACGCGCATGGACCAGGGGCGTTACGGCGCCTGCCAGTTGTGCTGCCGACCCATCGCCCTCGAGCGGCTGATGATCGTGCCGCAGGCCCGCTACTGCGCCCATTGCCAGCAGGTCAGGGAGGCCGGCCGATGACCACCACAGCCCGACCGCGTGCCGTGCATGCCCCGCCGAGGCCTGGGCCCTTGGACCGCCAATGGTCAGGCATCGCCCTTGACCTGGGCAGCGCCCGCACCCGGGCCTGGATCTCCGGCCGGCGAAGCATCCTCGACGTGCCCACGGTGACCTTCCCCGGCGACGGCGACATCCACCCCGTCCAACGCGGCACCATCGTCGACACCCCCGCAACCGCCCGGATGCTCGACCGCCTGCTCGGCCACCGCCTGCCCCGCTTCAGCCGCCGCCTGATCGTCGTGACTGCCCCCGCACTCGGAGGAGTCGCCTTCCGGACCGAGGCCCGCACCGCGGTCGAGGTCCTGCGGCCGTACAGCGTGCTGACCATCCCCACCGCACGAGCCGTGGCCATGACCGCCGGGGCCGACCTGACCCGTCCCCTGCTCGTGGTGGACATCGGCGCCCACCTCACCGAGGTCACCCTCCTCACCGACGGCGCGGTGACCGACGCCCGCCACACCGCGCTGGGCACCAGCGACGTGGACGGCCTCACTCCACCGACGCGGATCACCGACGCCATCGTCGCGATGGTGACCGCGATGCTGGAACAGGACGCCACCGCCCAGACGCTCAACGCCTTGCAGGCAGGCGCACTCCTGGCCGGCGGAGGCGCTTTGCGCCCCTATATCACCTACCACCTCACCCGTCAACTCGACGCCCCTGTCAAGCCCGTGCCCGCCCCCCACACCGCGGCCGTCCGAGGCGCAGCCCAACTCCTCGAGGCCGCGCGCACCCATCCCTCGATCAACGGAAACACCGAACCCGCCGCGCACCCCTGCCAGGGAAAGGTGACAGCGCGGCGGCGCCCCGGCTCATGAGCGCTCATGAGCGCGAAAGCAGGAGGCCGCACTCAAACTGATCGGCGACTCAGCGTGCTTCGCTCCTCCCACACGCGATGGGTGACATAGGTGGCCGGTCCGGTTGTGCCGTGTCGGCCGAGCGCCAGGGAGTTGCCCAATACCCGTCGAGTGACGCCCCGTTCGGCAGTCCCGCACGCATGGGCTCGTGTTCGAGAGCATCGAGGAACGCGTACTCACCGGAGAGCACAAGGCCGGGGGCCGGTTGCCGCCCGAGCGCGAGCTGACGGCGCCGGTCCTGGGTGCCCGGTCCGCGCTGCGCTAGGCGCCACGGGTTCCCAGCGGCGAAGCAGCGGGCAGGCCGTCAGGTCCTCGTAGTACCGCTGCCCCGCCAACTGGCACACCCGCTTGTCAGTGTGCGAACCGGGCAGCAGGACCTCCACCTCCATCCCACGGCGGGCGGCGGGCGGCGGGCGGCGGGCGGCGGCACAAAGCAGCCCGATGAAGTAGGCGTCGAAGGCGAAGTAGGCGGTGGTGAGGCGAACCCGCTCCTCGGCGGATTCCAGAACGACCCGCAGCAGGGTCTGCATGTCCTGCCAGCCGAAGGAAGCCGAGCCGCGCACGACCTGGACGACGGAGTCGCCATGGTGCTCGCTGCGGACGAACCGGTCGCGCTCGTCGAACAGTTCGGCGACCACTCACTCCGACGCTCCCGCGGTGACCTGAGCACGAAAGTCCGCCTGGCCAGCGACAGCCGAGCACGGCCGTTGTCCGGCCAGTCTTGGTCGAGCACGCCGAGCGCGGCATATGGCCGGCGTTGCGGGCATGCCGCATGGTGGAAGCAGTCAACAACTACACGCCGCGACGAATACTCTACGCAACCAGGACGCCACTGAAAGTATTGCAACCGACCACCTGCCGTCAGCAGGTGACTGACAAGGGATCAACTGACCTCCTGATGCTGGACACCAGGAGTGACATCCCGGAATGGATGCCCGTGACCAGCACCGACCACGTCCGCCTGAAAGCCGGAGACGCCGAGCTGACAGTCGACCCCGAGAGCGGTTGCCGAATCAGCAGCCTCCGCATCCGCGGCACCGAGGTCCTGCGGCAAGGAGCCAAGTATGGATCCTTCCCGATGGTGCCTTGGTGCGGCCGCATCACGCTCGGACAGTTC encodes the following:
- the secD gene encoding protein translocase subunit SecD, translating into MNRSQRIRGLLALTAVALSLYIALTVPVRLGLDLRGGTQIVLEAQPADATVTDDEATDRTVEVLRGRIDALGVAEPTIARSGDNRIVVELPGVQDPRKAADVLGRTAQLTFHQVLGTANSADDLPEPLPKQPRQHVLADESGRLLRLQAAPLTGNDVKEAVPGFDQQGGAGWHVSVDFEDSGRDNGWAHLTGQAACHPAGDPARRVAIVLDDKIISSPQVDPSVRCVSGISGGSTQITGSFSPGEARELALLINGGALPVPVETVEQRTVGPSLGAQAITASLRAAVIGTALTALFITVVYRLMGALATVALACYGLISYAALAALGATLTLPGLAGFVLAIGMAVDANVLVFERAREEYAVRHRPTARSSLAAGFRRAFSAIADSNITTLIAAGLLFFLASGPVRGFGVTLGIGVLASMLSALVITRVLAEYAAARPCVRRRPRITGIAHTGTVRDRISRSNPHLMRHPRRWLAASIAALVLAGSGIALRGLDFGIEFTGGRVIEYATATPVDPDQARAALADAGFPRAVVQTSGDNQLTVRTSRLTNAQTAEVTEAVRDLTEHAGKLRDESIGPSLGKELRRGALIALAVALGAQLIYLATRFRWLFGTAAVSALAHDVVILTGIFAWLGKPIDGVFLAALLTVIGYSVNDSVVVFDRIRELSRRDRKAPLSRISNEALLQTLPRTVNTGMGAAFILTALAVFGGDTLTDFALALLIGLAVGTYSSMFTATPLAVEIHNRTHVPRPAAGSTSGT
- a CDS encoding response regulator transcription factor, whose product is MTQTPTIRILLADDHALVRRGVRLILDREPDLEVVAEAGDGAEAIDMARTHDVDLAVLDVAMPRMTGLQAARELIALRPGLRVLMLTMHDNEQYFFQALKAGASGYVLKSVADRDLVAACRAAMRDEPFLYPGAVTALIRNYLDRVRQGEEPPDQVLTAREEEVLKLVAEGHSSKEIAEVLFISIKTVHRHRANLLHKLGLRDRLELTRYAIRVGLIEP
- a CDS encoding HAMP domain-containing sensor histidine kinase; this encodes MSLFWRIFALNAVVLSAATALLLWAPVTVSVPVVLTEAVILVTGLVIMLVANAALLRIGLAPLDRLMRLMTTVDLLRPGQRLPERGRGDIAELIRAFNAMLERLEHERATSSARVLLAQEGERRRIAQELHDEVGQSMTAILLSLERAASEADEPLRGELRQAQEITRGSLDEVRHLVRRLRPGVLDDLGLISALTSLTSQIATHTGLRVRRSFAPDLPALDQQTELVLYRVAQEALTNAARHAEADGVEVCLHHTDSAVVLAVTDDGRGTGVPHEGAGIRGMRERALLIGATLDLTSQPKAGTQVRLTVPIPRKPRS
- a CDS encoding TraR/DksA C4-type zinc finger protein, coding for MSLDTSRTEARPERLTAHETRQRLAHERNSRLTQLQTIGEAGQGTEEVMSAQRDTLERVLKEIEAAFTRVEDGSYGICLGCSRTIPVERLEILPYTRFCVPCQRATA
- a CDS encoding TraR/DksA family transcriptional regulator, whose protein sequence is MNHQIAVGRHTILSIDDLAALRANLEEQRLFRQEQLQQIAGTATVRTDAVPERQADSHLAVRDKLAASARMVLTDVEAALTRMDQGRYGACQLCCRPIALERLMIVPQARYCAHCQQVREAGR
- a CDS encoding rod shape-determining protein, which gives rise to MTTTARPRAVHAPPRPGPLDRQWSGIALDLGSARTRAWISGRRSILDVPTVTFPGDGDIHPVQRGTIVDTPATARMLDRLLGHRLPRFSRRLIVVTAPALGGVAFRTEARTAVEVLRPYSVLTIPTARAVAMTAGADLTRPLLVVDIGAHLTEVTLLTDGAVTDARHTALGTSDVDGLTPPTRITDAIVAMVTAMLEQDATAQTLNALQAGALLAGGGALRPYITYHLTRQLDAPVKPVPAPHTAAVRGAAQLLEAARTHPSINGNTEPAAHPCQGKVTARRRPGS